Part of the Fodinicola acaciae genome is shown below.
GCGGTGGGTCGAGGTGGGTGAGCAGGAGGCCGAGGACGGCGATCGCGCCGACCTTGTCCAGCGGCTCGTTGCCGTTGCCGCACTTCGGCGACTGTACGCACGACGGGCAGCCGACATCGCAGCCGCACGCCATGATCGCCTCGCGGGTCGCCAGCAACCACTGCGCCGCCGCGGTGTAGCCACGCTCGGCGAAACCGACGCCACCGGCATAGCCGTCGTAGACGAAGACGGTCGGCAGCCCCGTGTCCGGATGCGCGGCGGTCGACAGGCCGCCGATGTCCCACCGGTCGCAGCTGGCCACCAGCGGCAGCAGGCCGATCGCGGCGTGCTCGGCGGCATGCAGCGTGCCGGGGATGTCGCGGTCGCGCAGACCGAGGTCGGCCAGCGCCGCCGGGTCGACCGTGTAATAGACCGCGACGGTGCGCAGCTGCCGCTCCGGCAGGTCGAGGGGCGCCTCCCCGATCACCTCGCCGCCAGGCAGCCGGCGGCGCAGATACGACACGACCTGGCTGGTTACGTCCACTACCGCGAGCCCGAGCGTGACCGGCCCCAGCGACCGGGACACCAGTTCCTCGACGATCGCCACGTCGGTGACCTCACGCGCCTGGGTTGTCCACTCCGGATCCTCGGCGTGCACCAGCGCGGTCGCCGTCTCCAGGTCGAGCTCGTCGACGACGTACACCTCGCCGCGGTGGATGTAGACCGCGCCGTTGTGCACGGTGCTGTGCGAGGCGCCGGCGTCGACGGTGCCGAGCAGCCGGCCGGTGCCGTTTTCGACCACCACGACCGGCTCGCCGCCGGTGCCGCGGATGTCGGCGTCCGGACGCTGGCGCGAGGTCCAGTACCAGCCGGTGGGCCGGGTCCGCAGCGCGCCGGCCTTCACCAACGCGTCGAGCACGTGGCGTGCCGGCTCGCCGCCGAACAGCTCCACGTCGGCCTCGGTGAGCGGCAACTCGGCCGCGGCGCAACACAGCTGGGGACCCAGCACATACGGATTGGTGGGGTCGAGCACGGTCGCCTCGACCGGCCGGCCGAAGATCGCCTCCGGATGGTGGACGAGATACGTGTCGAGCGGGTCGTCGCGTGCGACCAGGACCGCGAGCGCGTCGCGGCCGGCCCGGCCGGCTCGGCCGGCCTGCTGCCACAGCGAGGCGAGCCGGCCCGGATAGCCGGCGAGCACGACCGCGTCGAGCCCGGTCACGTCGACGCCGAGCTCCAGGGCGTTGGTCGCGGCGACGCCAAGCAGCTCGCCGGACCGCAACCCCTTCTCGATCGCTCGCCGCTCGTCGGACAGGTAGCCGGCGCGATAGGCGGCGACCGTGCGCGCCAGCTCCGGCGCGACCTCGGCGAGCGACCGCTGCGCCGACATGGCGACGAGCTCGGCCGATCGCCGTGAGCGTACGAATGCCAGCGTCCGCGAGCCGGCGACCACCAGGTCGGTGAGCAGGTCGGCGACCTCGGCGGTCGCCTGCCGGCGCACCGGCGCGCCGTTTTCGCCGTCCTTGGCGCCGAGCGGCGGCTCCCACAACGCGAACGTGGTCGACCCGCGCGGCGACGCGTCGTCGGTCACGGCGACGGCGGGCACGCCGGTCAGCCGCTGCGCGGACACCGCCGGCTCGGAGACGGTGGCCGAGGCCAGGATGAACACCGGCTCACTGCCATAACGCGCGCACACGCGGCGCAGCCGGCGCAGCACGGCGGCCACGTGTGAGCCGAAGACGCCACGATACGAGTGGCACTCGTCCACGACGACGTAGGTCAGCCGGCGCAGGAACGACGACCAGCGGCTGTGCATCGGCAGCATGTTGCGATGCACCATGTCCGGGTTGCTGAACACGAACCGCGAATGCTGCCGCACCCAGTCGCGCTCGTCGTTGGGCGTGTCGCCGTCGAAGTTGGCGGCTCGTACGCCAGGCAGGTCGAGCGCGGTGACGGTCCGCAGCTGGTCGACGGCCAGCGCCTTGGTCGGCGTCAGGTAGAGCGCGGTCGCGCGGTTGTCGGCCAGCAGCTTCGTCAGCACCGGCAGCTGGTAGGCCAGCGACTTCCCGGACGCGGTGCCGGTGGAGATCACCACCGACTCGCCGTCCCAGGCACTCTGCGCGGCGGCGATCTGGTGCTGCCACGGCCGGTCGACGCCGGCGCATACGAACGCGTCGACCAGCTGGCCGGGAGCCCAGGCCGGCCAGTCGACCTGGCGGCCCTCGCGCGGCGCCAGCTGCTCGACGTGGGTCACCGGATCCGTCGCGTGCCGGCGGCCCCGCAGTCCGGCCAGCAGGGTGGCCGGGTCGAGCGATCGGATGACGGTCACGACGACGAGACTGCCACGTGCGTCTGACGTTTCCGCGCCGCGACCACCCAGTGGAAGAGGCGCGGTTTGCGGGCCATGATCGGCAAATTCCGGCAATGTGCGGGTTTACCAGTGCGATCGCCGGAAATCAGGCATGATCAACTTTGTCGGAGGCCACGGCGATGCCGTCTGTTACGCGATACGCATCGCCCCGGAGGGCCCCGCCATGGTTGGATTCTGCCGTTCGGTCGGTACGCGTCGGCGGGGCGGCGGAGCCGGTACGGCACAATTCGGTACCGGACGCAGGTGCCTGGCGGGGAGGTTGCGAGGTGGAGTTGAAGCTAGCCACCCGGACGGAGGGTGCGCGCACCATCGTCGAGGTCGGCGGGGAGATCGACGTCTACACGGCCCCGCGGCTGCGGGAGAAGCTGATCGAGCTGGTCGGCGCCGGCAACACGCACATCGTGGTGGACATGGAGCGGGTCGAGTTCCTCGACTCGACCGGTCTCGGTGTGCTGGCCGGCGCGCTCAAGCGGGTCAGTGCGCAGAACGGCTCGTTGCGACTGGTGTGTACGCAGGACCGGATCCTGAAGATCTTCCGGATCACCGGCCTGGAAAAGGTGTTTCCGATCTTCGCCACGGTGACCGAAGCGGTGGCCGCCGACTAGCCGATGGCAACTGTTCGCCTGGAGATCTCACCGACCCCTGCGCACGTACGGACCGCTCGGCTCGTCGCCGTGGCGGTCGCTCGGCGCAGCGGGCTGGAGGAGCCGGTCCTGGACGAGATCCGGCTGGCCGTCGGTGAGGCGTGTTCGCGGGCGGTCGGCCTGCACCAGCAACACGGCAACACCGACCCCGTCGTACTCGACCTGCAGGACGCGCCGGCCTTCACGGTCGTGGTGACCGACAGCGCCGGCACCGAGCTGCGCCCGGACGACCTCGGTTTGGCCGAAGGCGCGGCGGCTCCTGACCCGGTGCGGATCGCGCGCGACGAGGCCAACGGCGCCGAGCTCTCCGAGGAGGCGATCGCCGCCGGCGTCGGACTCGCGCTGATCGCCGGCCTGGTCGACGACCTGCAGGTCGAGGCCAACCACGACGGCCCCGGCACCAGCGTACGGATGACCTGGCCGCTCTGAAACACCTGCTACGGCGCGAAACTGTCACACCCACCCCGTTGAATTGCCCCCACCCAAACGGGCGGGGGGTGGGTTGAGAGGTTTTTACACGACGTTGCAACTTTTTCCGCGCGAACCCACCCCCCGCCCGATCTGGGTGGGGGCCCAGATTGGCAGGTGGGTACGACAGTTTCGGCCTGTAGCGGGTAAATGGGGCGGCTCGCGGTGTGACAGCGGCCGTGTGAGGCGGAATTCTCACCGTTGAAACCGGCCGTTACACGCCGGCAAGAATCCGCTGCTGGAATCGGAGCCTCCGACCGGCGCAGGAGGTGCCGATGCCCGCGCACACCGGCACGCACTGTCCCTACTGCGCGCTTCAGTGCGCCATCACCGTCGACACGTCCGGCGCCGAGCCCGTGGTCGAGCCGCGCGAGTTTCCGACCAACCGCGGCGGCCTGTGCCGGAAAGGCTGGACCTCGGCGGCGCTGCTGAGCAGCCGGGCCGACCGCTTGACGCAGCCTCTGATGCGCGACGGCGGCCAGCTGAGGCCGGTCAGCTGGGAGACCGCGCTCGGCCGGGTCGCGGATGAGCTGACGAGCCTGCGACACGTGTACGGTCCGGACGCCGTCGCGGTCTTCGGCGGCGGCGGCCTCACCAACGAGAAGGCGTACGCGCTCGGCAAGTTCGCGCGCGTCGCGCTCGGCACCTCGCAGATCGACTACAACGGCCGCTTCTGCATGTCCTCTGCCGCCGCGGCTGGCACGCGCGCGTTCGGCCTGGACAGAGGCCTGCCGTTCCCGGTCACCGACCTGGACGACGCCGAGGTGGTGCTGCTGGCCGGCGCGAACGTGGCCGAGACGATGCCGCCGTTCGTCGGCCATCTCCGCCGCGCCGTCCAGATCGTCGTCGATCCACGCCGTACGGCCACCGCCGAGCAGGCGATCGCGACCGGCGGCCTGCATCTGCCGGCGGCACCTGGCACCGACCTCGTCCTCGCGCTCGCCATGTTCCACGCGGCCGTCACCGACGGCTGGCTGGACAAGTCCTATGTGGACAGTCGGACCACCGGTTTCGATGAGACCTGGCGGCTGGCGTCGACCTGGTGGCCGGAGCGAGCCGAGCGTGTCACCGGCGTGGCCGCCGCCGACATCCGTACGGCCGTCTCGCTCCTTGCCTCCGCGGAGCGCGCGTATGTGCTCACCGCGCGCGGTGTGGAGCAACACGCGCACGGCACGGACACCGCACAGGCGTGGATCAACCTGGCGCTCGCGCTCGGACTGCCGGGCCGTCCCGGCTCCGGCTACGGCACGATCACCGGACAGGGAAACGGTCAGGGCGGCCGCGAACACGGCCAGAAAGCCGACCAGCTCCCCGGCGGCCGCAAGCTGGACGACCCGGCGGCTCGCGCGCACGTCGCCGGCGTCTGGGGTGTCGATCCGGACAGCCTGCCGCGACCCGGCCGTTCGGCGTACGAACTGCTGGACGCGCTCGGCGAGCCGGATGGTCCGCGGGCATTGCTCGTCTTCGGGTCGAACATCGCGGTCAGTGCGCCAAATCTCAACAATATCCGGGAAAAGCTGAGCAGGCTGTCGTTTCTGGCGGTCGCGGACGTGGTGTTGTCGGAGACAGCGGCGATGGCTGATGTCGTGTTTCCGGTCGCGCAGTTCGCCGAAGAAGAAGGCACGCTGACAAACCTCGAAGGCCGCGTTCTACGCCGAAAACAAGCGATGAAACCACCGCCTGGCGTACGTACGGATCTGCAGCTGCTGGCCAGCCTGGCGAGCCATCTCGGTCAGCCGAAGCACCGTTTCCCCACCGATCCGCGTACGGTCTTCGAGGAACTGCGCGCGGCATCGGCCGGCGGTTTGGCGGATTATTCCGGCATCACCTACGAGCGGCTGGAAAACGAGGCGCTGCACTGGCCGTGTCCGGCGACCGACCATCCCGGTACGCCGCGGCCTTTCCTGGACCGTTTCGCACATCCGGACGGACTGGCCAGGTTCGTCACGGTGGAATCGGCTGCTCCGGCCGAAAATCTCGACGCCGCGTATCCGCTGTACGCGACGACGGGCCGCCTGCTCGAGCACTACCAGTCCGGTGCGCAGACGCGACGCGTCGGCGAGCTGATGGAAGTCACCAACGAGCAGCGCGTCGACATACATCCCGACACGGCGGAGCGCGCCGGCCTCACCGACGGCGGTTACGCCGACGTCGTGTCGCGGCGCGGTCGTACGCGCGCACGCGTGCGGTGTGTGTCGTCGATGCGGCTTGACACGGTCTTCCTGCCGTTTCACTTCGCGGCCGAGCAGTCCGCGAACCTCGTGACCAACGCGGCGCTCGACCCGGTGAGCCGGATGCCGGAGTTCAAGGTGGCCGCCGTCCGGTTGGAGCCGGTGTGAGACATGTGCTGATCGCCGGCTACGGCATGGTCGGAGCGCGGCTGGCCGAGGAGATCCGGCGGCGCGACCCGCGCGGCAGGCAGGTGCGGCTGACGGTCGTCGGCGACGAGCCGGCGTACAACCGGATCCTGCTCCCCAGTGTCGTCGCCGGTCAGCTGGACGAGGAGCAGCTGCTGACGCACGACCGGGGATGGGCCTTCCGGCACCGGACAGACCTGCGGCTCGGTCTACGTGTGGACACCGTCGATCCGCTGGCGCGCAAGGCCTGGCTCAGCGACGGCCAGGTGCTCGCGTACGACGACCTGGTGATCGCCACCGGCAGCACCGCAAGAAAGCTGCCGGGGCTCGACGGCGGTTTCCGTACGCTGGCCGACTGCCGGCGGCTGCGCGACCGCGACGGCTCGGTGGCGGTGCTCGGTGGCGGCGTGCTGGGCGTCGAGGTCGCCGTGGCGCTCGCCGAGCGAGGTCAGGATGTGACGCTCGTCCATCCCGGCGACGTCCTTATGGATCGCCAACTCGACGCCACCGCCGGCGCCATCGTCGCGGACGTCGTCAGCCGGCTTGGTGTGGGCGTACGGCTGGGCCAGCGCGCCAACGGATGGACGGATCGTGGCCTGCGGCTGGAGGACGGCGAGGTCGTCGCCGCCGACTCGTTGGTGGTCACCGCCGGAGCGATCGCGGAGACGGGGTTGGCGCGGTCGGTCGGGGCGGACGTGGACGCCGGCGTGTTGGTCGACGACCGGCTGGCGACATCGGTGCCCGGGGTTCACGCGATCGGCGACTGTGCGCAGCACACCGGAGCGGTCAGCGGCTTCGTCCAGCCCGGCTGGGAACAGGCCGAGGTGCTCGCCGACCTGCTGACCGGCGCCGATCTCGGAGCGCGCTATCTGGGTACGCCGGCCGTCGCGCGGCTGAAGGCGCGTGGCCTGGACCTGGTGTCGGTCGGCTCGCTGGACGGCGACGAGGAGCTGGCCTTCAGCGACCCGCGCCGTGGCCGCTACGCGCGGGTCGCGCTGGATGGCGACCGAGTGGCCGGCGCGGTCGTGCTCGGCCTGCCGGATGCCGGCGCGGCTGTGACGCAGCATTTCGTACGCGGCATCCCGGCGCCGTCGGACCGCCTTGGCCTGCTGCTCGGGCGCGCGCTGCCCCCGGAGAGCGCGGCGCACGGCGGCCCGTCGCGGCTGCCGGCCGAGGCGGAGATCTGCCGCTGCAACCGGGTCACCAAGCGGCAGCTCGTACACGCCTGGCAGGCCGGCTCGCGGTCGGTGCGACAACTCGCCGGCGCCACCCGCGCCACCACCGGCTGCGGCACGTGTACGGACGCCGTGGACGGCATCTGCTCGTGGCTGGCCGCCGCCGACTCGCCGGATGGCGCCGAGCTCGCCGGCTGACCTCGACCAAGATCAACTTTTCTACTTA
Proteins encoded:
- a CDS encoding FAD-dependent oxidoreductase; its protein translation is MRHVLIAGYGMVGARLAEEIRRRDPRGRQVRLTVVGDEPAYNRILLPSVVAGQLDEEQLLTHDRGWAFRHRTDLRLGLRVDTVDPLARKAWLSDGQVLAYDDLVIATGSTARKLPGLDGGFRTLADCRRLRDRDGSVAVLGGGVLGVEVAVALAERGQDVTLVHPGDVLMDRQLDATAGAIVADVVSRLGVGVRLGQRANGWTDRGLRLEDGEVVAADSLVVTAGAIAETGLARSVGADVDAGVLVDDRLATSVPGVHAIGDCAQHTGAVSGFVQPGWEQAEVLADLLTGADLGARYLGTPAVARLKARGLDLVSVGSLDGDEELAFSDPRRGRYARVALDGDRVAGAVVLGLPDAGAAVTQHFVRGIPAPSDRLGLLLGRALPPESAAHGGPSRLPAEAEICRCNRVTKRQLVHAWQAGSRSVRQLAGATRATTGCGTCTDAVDGICSWLAAADSPDGAELAG
- a CDS encoding molybdopterin oxidoreductase family protein; translation: MPAHTGTHCPYCALQCAITVDTSGAEPVVEPREFPTNRGGLCRKGWTSAALLSSRADRLTQPLMRDGGQLRPVSWETALGRVADELTSLRHVYGPDAVAVFGGGGLTNEKAYALGKFARVALGTSQIDYNGRFCMSSAAAAGTRAFGLDRGLPFPVTDLDDAEVVLLAGANVAETMPPFVGHLRRAVQIVVDPRRTATAEQAIATGGLHLPAAPGTDLVLALAMFHAAVTDGWLDKSYVDSRTTGFDETWRLASTWWPERAERVTGVAAADIRTAVSLLASAERAYVLTARGVEQHAHGTDTAQAWINLALALGLPGRPGSGYGTITGQGNGQGGREHGQKADQLPGGRKLDDPAARAHVAGVWGVDPDSLPRPGRSAYELLDALGEPDGPRALLVFGSNIAVSAPNLNNIREKLSRLSFLAVADVVLSETAAMADVVFPVAQFAEEEGTLTNLEGRVLRRKQAMKPPPGVRTDLQLLASLASHLGQPKHRFPTDPRTVFEELRAASAGGLADYSGITYERLENEALHWPCPATDHPGTPRPFLDRFAHPDGLARFVTVESAAPAENLDAAYPLYATTGRLLEHYQSGAQTRRVGELMEVTNEQRVDIHPDTAERAGLTDGGYADVVSRRGRTRARVRCVSSMRLDTVFLPFHFAAEQSANLVTNAALDPVSRMPEFKVAAVRLEPV
- a CDS encoding anti-sigma factor antagonist translates to MELKLATRTEGARTIVEVGGEIDVYTAPRLREKLIELVGAGNTHIVVDMERVEFLDSTGLGVLAGALKRVSAQNGSLRLVCTQDRILKIFRITGLEKVFPIFATVTEAVAAD
- a CDS encoding DEAD/DEAH box helicase; translation: MTVIRSLDPATLLAGLRGRRHATDPVTHVEQLAPREGRQVDWPAWAPGQLVDAFVCAGVDRPWQHQIAAAQSAWDGESVVISTGTASGKSLAYQLPVLTKLLADNRATALYLTPTKALAVDQLRTVTALDLPGVRAANFDGDTPNDERDWVRQHSRFVFSNPDMVHRNMLPMHSRWSSFLRRLTYVVVDECHSYRGVFGSHVAAVLRRLRRVCARYGSEPVFILASATVSEPAVSAQRLTGVPAVAVTDDASPRGSTTFALWEPPLGAKDGENGAPVRRQATAEVADLLTDLVVAGSRTLAFVRSRRSAELVAMSAQRSLAEVAPELARTVAAYRAGYLSDERRAIEKGLRSGELLGVAATNALELGVDVTGLDAVVLAGYPGRLASLWQQAGRAGRAGRDALAVLVARDDPLDTYLVHHPEAIFGRPVEATVLDPTNPYVLGPQLCCAAAELPLTEADVELFGGEPARHVLDALVKAGALRTRPTGWYWTSRQRPDADIRGTGGEPVVVVENGTGRLLGTVDAGASHSTVHNGAVYIHRGEVYVVDELDLETATALVHAEDPEWTTQAREVTDVAIVEELVSRSLGPVTLGLAVVDVTSQVVSYLRRRLPGGEVIGEAPLDLPERQLRTVAVYYTVDPAALADLGLRDRDIPGTLHAAEHAAIGLLPLVASCDRWDIGGLSTAAHPDTGLPTVFVYDGYAGGVGFAERGYTAAAQWLLATREAIMACGCDVGCPSCVQSPKCGNGNEPLDKVGAIAVLGLLLTHLDPPRG
- a CDS encoding ATP-binding protein, whose amino-acid sequence is MATVRLEISPTPAHVRTARLVAVAVARRSGLEEPVLDEIRLAVGEACSRAVGLHQQHGNTDPVVLDLQDAPAFTVVVTDSAGTELRPDDLGLAEGAAAPDPVRIARDEANGAELSEEAIAAGVGLALIAGLVDDLQVEANHDGPGTSVRMTWPL